The segment GACGACGAAGGACGGGATCCCGAGCCAGGCAATCCACCACCCCTGAAACGCGCCCATTGCGGCTCCGCACGCGAGCATGAGCGGGACGGCCGCATACCATGGCAGGTTCCCGGACGTCATGAGGACGCCGAGGATCGCCGCGGTCGCCCCAGCGATCGATCCGAGCGACAGGTCGATCTCGCCGAGGAGCAGGACGACGACCTCGCCGAGCGCGATCACTGCAATGAGCGTCGCCTGCACCGAGAGGTTGCTCAGGTTCTCCGGCGACAGGAAGTGCCGCGACTGCCACTGGAAGAACAGGGAGATCCCGAGGAGGCTCGCGATCGCCGGCATCGCCGTCCCGCGAGACAGAACCGACGAGCCGAGGCGCGCAGCCCAGCTGGCGGGAAGACCGAGTCGTGCGTCACCGGACGGCGCGGTCTCGCGCACCGGCGGGACCAGCTGCCGACTCATGCTCTGTCCTCACAAACGGCGCGGGTCGGGATGTGTTGAGACGGCCGGTGGCCGACTCCCCGATGGGCATTGGTCGTCACGTTGCGGTCCCCATGATTGCCTTGATAACGATCTCAGGCGTCGTCTCCGACTTCCGGAAGACGGCGGCGACCCTGCCGAGGTGGAGCACGACGATGCGGTCGGCAACCTCGAAGACTTGTCGCATGTTGTGGGTGATGATGAGAACCGCGGTCCCCTGCTCACGCAGACGGTGGACCAGCTCGATGACGTGTCGGGCCTCGTTGAGCCCCATCGACGCCGTCGGCTCGTCGAGCAGCAGGGTGGAGCAATTGGTCAGCGTCGCTCGCGCGACGGCAACGGTTTGGCGCTGGCCACCCGACAACTGGGCGACTGGAACGCCGACGTCCGAGATCGTCCCGATACCGAGCTCGGCTAACACCTCGATGGTCCGCTCCTTCATCGAGACGAAGTCAACCCGGCGAAGGAGGCCGCCTCCTCGTGAGAGTTCGCGGCCGAGGAACAGGTTCTCGGGCACGTCGAGGTTGTCCGCGAGAGCCAGGTCCTGGTGGATCGTCCGGATCCCCCTGTCAGCGGCGTCATTCGGTGACTGGATGACGACGCGCTCGCCCTCGACGTGGAACTCGCCCTCGTCCGGATCGACGACTCCAGAGATGATCTTGACCAGCGTGCTCTTCCCGGCGCCATTGTCGCCGACAAGCGCGACGATCTCCCCGTGGTTGACCGTCAGCGAGACGTGGGCAAGGGCCTGCACCGAGCCGTACGCCTTGCTGACGTTCTCGACCCGCAGGGCCTCGGGGCGTACCTCGGCCGGGGCGATGACCCGCCGAGCCGCCGTCGACGCAGGATGCCCGGGTTCGGGGGGCTCCGGCTGGCCTTCGGCGGGATCAGGATGCGGAACGGCCGAGGCGGTCCGAGCCGCGTCGAGTCCCATGACCGCGCCGACGACCGCCTCGGGCGTCGTCTCGGACTTGCGGAACACGCCGGCCACCTTGCCGAGGTGCAGCACGACGATTCGATCTGCGACCTCGAACACCTCGTCGATGTTCTGGGACACGATCACGGTGGCCGCGCCGCGTTCTCGCAGGCGCTTGACGAGGTCCATGACGCGCCGGCACTCGGCAACGCCAAGCCCCGCCGTGGGCTCGTCGAGGAGCACGATCGGGTACTCCCGCAACAGCGTTCGCCCGACTACGACGCTCTGCCGCTGGCCGCCTGATAGATGGCCGACGGCCGTCTGGATGTCCGCGATCGTGCTAATCCCCAACTGGACCAGGACCGACTGCGAGACGATCCGCATCGACGCAAAGTCGACGCGGCGGAACGGCCCGAGGCCGCGGGTGAGCTCACGGCCGAGAAAGAGATTCTCGACCACGTCAAGATTGTCCGCGAGCGTCTTTTCCTGGTGAACGCAACAGATCCCGAGACCCTCTGCCTGCTCCGTTGACGCGATCGTGACCGGCTGATCGTTGACGAAGATCGTGCCCGCGTCGGCGGCGATCGCGCCGGCGATGATGTTGATCAGCGTGCTCTTGCCGGCCCCGTTGTCGCCGACGAGCGCGACGACCTCGCCGGGTTCGGCCGACATGCTGACCCCATCGAGGGCCTGCACGCTCCCGTACCACTTCGTGATGCCTTCCGCCCGCAGGCGCCCTCCCCCGCCGAGCGTTGCGCTCGGCGGGGGAGAAGCAGCGCGCCGTTCGTCACGGCGCGCTGCTTCCGTCTCTAGCACGGTCCCGTCCCGGCGGGGATGCCCTTGCACAGATCGGCCTTGCTGATCGCGTTGACGTCCAGCAGCTTCTGCATGTTCGTCTTGTCGATGACGATCGACGGGATCACGAACATCGGGATGTCGCCCGCGCCGTTGTTCACCTTGGTCGTGAACATGTCTGCCGGCGGCTGCTTGCCGCTCAAGAGGTCAACGACGACCTTCGCCGTGGCCTGGGTGAGATCGTCGACGGACCGCCAGACGCTCATGCTCTGAAGGCCTTTGAGGATGAGCTGGTCAGCCGACAACGTCGCATCGATGCCTGTCACCGGGATCTTGCCGGCGAGTCCGTGGGTCTGCAGCGAGGCGATCGAACCCTCAGCGGTCGAGTCGTTCGCGGCAAGGACCGCCTGGATGTTGCCCTGGGTCGACGTGAGGATGGCATCCATCTCCGCGTGCGCCTTGGCCGGCTCCCAGCCAGGCGTGTAGACGTCGCCGACCATCTTTCGCGCGCCGGAGTCGAACAGTGGCTTGAGCACGCTGAGCCACCCGTCACGCTCGATGTGGGCGAACGAATCGGTCGTCGAGCCCGCGATCACGGCAATCGTGTCGCCGTCCTTCGTGTTGTCCTTTACCCACGTGCCGAGGGCGACACCGATCGCGAAGGGATCGTCGCCCATCATGTACTTGACCGGGGCATTCTGGATCTGCCGGGTGTAGGCGATGACCGGGACGTTCTGCGCTTGCGCCGCTTCGACGATCTTCGCGGCCTGAACGCCGTCGACGGCGACGACCACGAGGACCCCTGCGCCCTGCGTGAGGGCCGCCTGGGCCTGCGCCAACTGTTGCTGCGGGTCGTTGTTGGCGACGCTCTCGATGACTTGAACATTCGGGGCCAGCTTCTGCATCCAGTTCTTGAAGAAGGGTGCATCCTGGCTGGTCCAGCGCGGCGTCGTGTTGTCAGGGAGCAGGAAGGCGACCTTGCCCGTCACGGCCGCCGCCGACGGGGCGGCTGCGGACGGGGCGGCTGCGGACGGGGCGGCTGCGGACGGGGCGGCTGCGGACGGCGCCGCAGTCGGAGCGGCCGAGCCAGAGCAGGCGGCGAAGAGCAAGCCGACGAGCGTGGCCGTCGCCGCGACGGTCAGCAGCCCCGAATGACGGCGCGGCCGCCGCGTGCTGGGTGTGACTCCCGCTGGTTGAGAACCGTACACGTGGTACCTCCTCCGACTTTTTCTCGAAGCGGAATGACTTCCGCCTCCGATCGGTCTCAAGTGCTTTCCGGTAGGGGTGCGCGTTGTGAGCGGGACGCGGCGAGGGGTCTGACGTCGTCAGGACGGATGCGCGAGGAAAGCCACGTACGAACGTCGGCCGCGACGGCCGTGGCGGAGAGCCGGTACTTGTCGAGCAGGGCCTCGTTCGGCCCGCTCTCTCCGTAGCAGTCCCGGATCCCGAGACGGCCCACCGGCACGGGGTACTTCTCGGAGAGCAGCTCGGCGACGGCCCCGCCGAGTCCGCCAACCGTCGTCTGCTCCTCGACGACGACGACCAGCCCGGTGGCGCGCGCAGCGCCGATGATGGCGGCTTCGTCGAGTGGTTTGATCGTCGGGACATGGAGCACGCCGGCATCGATGCCCCACTGGGACAGCAGGTCGGCCGCCTCGACGACGCGCGTGGTCTGTACCCCCGTGGTGACGAGTGACACGTCGCGGCCTGTGCGCACGCTCACCGCACGCCCGATCCTGAACGAGTACCCGGTGTCGAACAGGACTGGAGAAGCCTCGCGTGTGATCTGGATGTACACGGGACCGTGCGTCTCGATCATGGCCCGGAGGGCCTGTCGAGCCTCGACTTCGTCGGCCGGAGCGAGAACGGTCATGTTCGGCAGGGTTCGCATGAGGGCGATGTCGTTGAACATCTGATGCGTCTTGCCGGTCCTGCCCGTGAGGAGCCCCGTGTAGCCTCCGGCGATCTTCACGTTCAGGGCCGGCTGGTCGATGAGCACCCGGATGGAGTCGAACGCTCGCCCGACAACGAAGCAGGCGAACCCGGACACAACCGGGACGAAGCCGACGGTGGCCAGTCCGGCGGCCACCCCGAGCATGTTCTGCTCGGCGATCCCGGTCTGAATGAACCGCTCTGGTTGGGCGGCGTCGAACGCGTCCGCCCCCGATGAATTCGCCACATCACCGTCGAGGACGACGATCCGAGGATCTGCCTCGGCGAGCGCGGCGAGGGTCTCGCCGAAGACAGCCCTCAGCGCCCGGCCTGGAGGCAGTGCCATCTCATGCCTCCAGGGAGTGGACTTGCGGCATCGCGAGCTCGGCCAGGGCAGTGGCGAGCTCCTCTTCGGTCAGGACCCGGCTATGCCATCGATAGTTGCCCTCCATGTACGAGACGCCCTTGCCTTTGACGGTGTGCGCGATCACTACGGCCGGCCCGCCGGCGCTGGCCTTCGCCGCCTCGAGAGCGTCGATGACACGCGCCATGTTGTGGCCGTCCACCTCGCTGACGGACCAGCCGAAGGCGGTCCAGCGGGCACTCAACTGCTCGTCGCCGTACGGTGCCTTACGGTCCACGGAGCCCGGGTTGTGCCAGCAGTACTGTTGAAGGTCATTCTTGTCGACGATCACGACGAGGTTGTCGAGGCCGTGCCTCGCGGCGACGTCCGCCGCTTCCCACACGATGCCTTCGTTGCACTCCCCGTCGCCCACCATGACGAACGTCGTGAACGATTGGCG is part of the Chloroflexota bacterium genome and harbors:
- a CDS encoding substrate-binding domain-containing protein; translation: MTGKVAFLLPDNTTPRWTSQDAPFFKNWMQKLAPNVQVIESVANNDPQQQLAQAQAALTQGAGVLVVVAVDGVQAAKIVEAAQAQNVPVIAYTRQIQNAPVKYMMGDDPFAIGVALGTWVKDNTKDGDTIAVIAGSTTDSFAHIERDGWLSVLKPLFDSGARKMVGDVYTPGWEPAKAHAEMDAILTSTQGNIQAVLAANDSTAEGSIASLQTHGLAGKIPVTGIDATLSADQLILKGLQSMSVWRSVDDLTQATAKVVVDLLSGKQPPADMFTTKVNNGAGDIPMFVIPSIVIDKTNMQKLLDVNAISKADLCKGIPAGTGPC
- a CDS encoding transketolase, with product MDELISVARAVRREVVVTVAHAQAGHLGGPLSAADILTALYFRVLNIRPDEPDWPERDRFVLSKGHSSVALYATLALRGFFPVAELSTFGALDSRLQGHPDMTALPGLDMSTGSLGLGLSAGVGIALGGKLARQSFTTFVMVGDGECNEGIVWEAADVAARHGLDNLVVIVDKNDLQQYCWHNPGSVDRKAPYGDEQLSARWTAFGWSVSEVDGHNMARVIDALEAAKASAGGPAVVIAHTVKGKGVSYMEGNYRWHSRVLTEEELATALAELAMPQVHSLEA
- a CDS encoding sugar ABC transporter ATP-binding protein; this translates as MLETEAARRDERRAASPPPSATLGGGGRLRAEGITKWYGSVQALDGVSMSAEPGEVVALVGDNGAGKSTLINIIAGAIAADAGTIFVNDQPVTIASTEQAEGLGICCVHQEKTLADNLDVVENLFLGRELTRGLGPFRRVDFASMRIVSQSVLVQLGISTIADIQTAVGHLSGGQRQSVVVGRTLLREYPIVLLDEPTAGLGVAECRRVMDLVKRLRERGAATVIVSQNIDEVFEVADRIVVLHLGKVAGVFRKSETTPEAVVGAVMGLDAARTASAVPHPDPAEGQPEPPEPGHPASTAARRVIAPAEVRPEALRVENVSKAYGSVQALAHVSLTVNHGEIVALVGDNGAGKSTLVKIISGVVDPDEGEFHVEGERVVIQSPNDAADRGIRTIHQDLALADNLDVPENLFLGRELSRGGGLLRRVDFVSMKERTIEVLAELGIGTISDVGVPVAQLSGGQRQTVAVARATLTNCSTLLLDEPTASMGLNEARHVIELVHRLREQGTAVLIITHNMRQVFEVADRIVVLHLGRVAAVFRKSETTPEIVIKAIMGTAT
- a CDS encoding transketolase family protein translates to MALPPGRALRAVFGETLAALAEADPRIVVLDGDVANSSGADAFDAAQPERFIQTGIAEQNMLGVAAGLATVGFVPVVSGFACFVVGRAFDSIRVLIDQPALNVKIAGGYTGLLTGRTGKTHQMFNDIALMRTLPNMTVLAPADEVEARQALRAMIETHGPVYIQITREASPVLFDTGYSFRIGRAVSVRTGRDVSLVTTGVQTTRVVEAADLLSQWGIDAGVLHVPTIKPLDEAAIIGAARATGLVVVVEEQTTVGGLGGAVAELLSEKYPVPVGRLGIRDCYGESGPNEALLDKYRLSATAVAADVRTWLSSRIRPDDVRPLAASRSQRAPLPEST